A region from the Nocardia terpenica genome encodes:
- a CDS encoding proline--tRNA ligase has translation MITRLSHLFLRTLRDDPADAEVPSHKLLVRAGYVRRIAPGVYSWLPLGLRVLRKVENVVREEMNGIGGQEISLPALLPREPYETTKRWTEYGDSLFRLQDRKKADYLLGPTHEELFALTVKGEYNSYKDLPVTLYQIQTKYRDEERPRAGILRGREFIMKDSYSFDLDEDGLKASYDAHREAYRRIFDRLGVRYVIVAATSGAMGGSASEEFLADSPVGEDTYVICRESGYAANVEAVVTPAPPEIAIEGQAPAQVYDTPDTPTIATLVDWANSAGIAERLGRPVTAADTLKNVMVKLHHPDGKTEIVGIGVPGDREVDDKRLGAALEPAEVELLTEADFAGNPFLVKGYIGPKALQDNGVRYLVDPRVVTGTSWITGADAPGRHVVGLVAGRDFTPDGTIEAAEVRDGDPSPDGRGVLHAARGIEIGHIFQLGYKYTDAFEVDVLGENGKPVRLVMGSYGIGVSRMVAVLAEQMHDEKGLRWPREVAPFDVHVVIANKDAAAREGAEQVAAELNSSGLEVLLDDRTASPGVKFKDAELLGMPLVLVVGRGWADGKVELRDRFTGASEEIPAESAVQAVLAKSRG, from the coding sequence GTGATCACCCGTCTCTCCCATCTGTTTCTGCGCACCCTGCGGGACGACCCCGCCGACGCGGAGGTGCCCAGCCACAAGCTTCTCGTTCGTGCCGGATATGTCCGGCGCATCGCGCCGGGCGTGTACTCGTGGCTGCCGCTGGGCCTGCGCGTGCTGCGCAAGGTCGAGAACGTGGTTCGCGAGGAGATGAACGGGATCGGGGGTCAGGAGATCTCCCTGCCCGCGCTGCTGCCGCGGGAGCCGTACGAGACCACCAAGCGGTGGACCGAGTACGGCGACAGCCTGTTCCGGTTGCAGGACCGCAAGAAGGCCGACTACCTGCTCGGACCCACCCACGAGGAGCTGTTCGCGCTCACCGTGAAGGGCGAGTACAACTCCTACAAGGACCTGCCGGTCACCCTGTACCAGATCCAGACCAAGTACCGCGACGAGGAGCGGCCGCGCGCGGGCATCCTGCGCGGACGCGAGTTCATCATGAAGGACTCGTACTCCTTCGACCTCGACGAGGACGGGCTGAAGGCCAGCTACGACGCGCATCGCGAGGCGTATCGGCGCATCTTCGACCGGCTCGGCGTGCGGTACGTGATCGTCGCCGCCACCTCGGGCGCCATGGGCGGCAGCGCGTCGGAGGAGTTCCTGGCCGACAGCCCGGTCGGCGAGGACACCTACGTGATCTGCCGTGAGTCCGGCTACGCCGCCAATGTCGAGGCCGTGGTCACGCCCGCGCCGCCGGAGATCGCGATCGAGGGCCAGGCCCCGGCCCAGGTGTACGACACGCCCGACACCCCGACCATCGCCACGCTGGTCGACTGGGCCAACTCCGCCGGGATCGCCGAGCGGCTGGGCCGCCCGGTCACCGCCGCCGACACGCTCAAGAACGTGATGGTGAAGCTGCACCACCCGGACGGCAAGACCGAGATCGTCGGCATCGGCGTCCCGGGCGACCGCGAGGTCGACGACAAGCGGCTCGGCGCGGCGCTCGAACCCGCCGAGGTCGAGCTGCTCACCGAGGCGGACTTCGCCGGCAATCCGTTCCTGGTCAAGGGCTACATCGGCCCGAAGGCGCTGCAGGACAACGGTGTTCGCTACCTGGTCGATCCGCGCGTGGTCACCGGCACCTCCTGGATCACCGGCGCCGACGCGCCCGGCAGGCATGTGGTCGGCCTGGTCGCGGGCCGCGACTTCACCCCGGACGGCACCATCGAGGCCGCCGAGGTTCGCGACGGCGACCCCTCGCCCGACGGTCGCGGCGTGCTGCACGCCGCGCGCGGCATCGAGATCGGCCACATCTTCCAGCTCGGTTACAAGTACACCGACGCCTTCGAGGTCGACGTGCTCGGCGAGAACGGCAAGCCGGTCCGCCTGGTCATGGGCTCCTACGGCATCGGCGTCTCCCGCATGGTCGCGGTGCTCGCCGAGCAGATGCACGACGAGAAGGGCCTGCGCTGGCCCCGCGAGGTGGCCCCCTTCGACGTCCACGTGGTCATCGCCAACAAGGATGCCGCGGCCCGCGAGGGCGCCGAACAGGTTGCCGCCGAGCTGAATTCGTCCGGCCTCGAGGTCCTGCTCGACGACCGCACCGCCTCGCCCGGCGTGAAGTTCAAGGACGCCGAACTGCTCGGCATGCCGCTGGTCCTGGTCGTCGGCCGCGGCTGGGCCGACGGCAAGGTGGAACTGCGCGACCGCTTCACGGGCGCCAGCGAGGAGATCCCGGCCGAGAGCGCCGTGCAGGCCGTACTGGCCAAGTCGCGCGGCTGA
- the yaaA gene encoding peroxide stress protein YaaA → MLVILPPSETKSDGGALGPLDLDALSFPQLTTVRDKLVSALIALAADPDASRAALGLGKGADPEIARNAALRTSPTRPALERYTGVLYDALDAAAFTKAQREKAYARLAIGSALFGTVRAGDPIPAYRLSGGSKLPGLPTLSALWKPALAQTLRAETEGQLVVDLRSGSYQQLGRIPGAVTATVLTERPDGKRTVVSHFNKHHKGLLARALVVTRAEPGDIRDVARVAEKAGLRAEIASSTELLVIT, encoded by the coding sequence GTGCTGGTGATCTTGCCTCCCTCCGAAACCAAGTCCGATGGTGGTGCGCTCGGTCCGCTGGATCTGGATGCGCTGTCGTTTCCGCAGCTCACCACGGTGCGCGACAAGCTGGTCTCCGCGTTGATCGCGCTTGCCGCGGATCCGGATGCCAGCCGTGCGGCGCTGGGGCTCGGTAAGGGGGCTGATCCGGAGATCGCGCGCAATGCGGCGCTGCGCACCTCGCCGACACGCCCGGCGCTGGAGCGCTATACCGGCGTGCTGTACGACGCGCTGGATGCCGCGGCGTTCACCAAGGCGCAGCGCGAGAAGGCGTACGCGCGGCTGGCGATCGGGTCGGCGCTGTTCGGCACCGTGCGGGCGGGCGACCCGATTCCGGCGTACCGGCTGTCCGGTGGCTCCAAACTGCCGGGGCTGCCGACGCTTTCGGCGCTGTGGAAGCCCGCGCTGGCGCAGACGCTGCGCGCCGAGACCGAGGGGCAGCTGGTCGTGGATCTGCGGTCGGGGAGTTATCAGCAGCTGGGCCGGATTCCCGGCGCGGTGACGGCGACGGTGCTGACCGAGCGCCCGGACGGGAAGCGCACCGTGGTCAGCCATTTCAACAAGCATCACAAGGGACTGCTGGCGCGGGCGCTGGTGGTGACCCGCGCCGAGCCCGGCGATATCCGGGACGTGGCCCGGGTTGCCGAAAAGGCCGGGCTGCGAGCGGAAATCGCGTCGTCGACGGAATTGCTGGTCATCACCTGA
- a CDS encoding DUF2252 domain-containing protein, whose translation MTISLAAPDSAPSDIGRAARRRVSRSALGVWEPPADRIDPIAVLEHQAATRVPELVPIRYARMAAAPFPFLRGAPAVMAADLAASENTGLIVQLCGDAHLSNFGVFASPERALVFDLNDFDETLPGPFEWDVKRLAASIAVAARANGFSDGDAHAAAYAAGGAYHAAMSRFAGMDAISVWYERIDAERAAELIPKPKRRKGAEKALASARSRTSLQALRKLTEPGPDGTPRIRHQPPLLVPITDIDVDAVGAVVDAYRRTLPEERRVLLDRHRLVDMAVKVVGVGSVGTRCFVVLLADRGTGAPLFLQVKEAERSVLAPHLRPSRFRHQGHRVVHGQRLTQATGDIFLGWATGPDDHHYYLRQLRDMKGSAEIENMSRGALSQYAALCGHVLARAHARSGDPLAIAAYLGSADVFDRAMADFALAYADQTIVDHKALLAAIDSGRVRAAESAY comes from the coding sequence ATGACGATCTCGCTCGCGGCACCGGATTCGGCACCGAGTGATATCGGGCGCGCGGCGCGGCGGCGAGTATCGCGGTCCGCGCTCGGGGTGTGGGAGCCACCGGCCGACCGCATCGACCCGATCGCCGTCCTGGAGCATCAGGCCGCGACGCGCGTTCCCGAATTGGTTCCGATTCGCTATGCCCGGATGGCGGCCGCGCCGTTCCCGTTCCTGCGGGGCGCACCGGCGGTGATGGCGGCCGATCTGGCGGCGTCGGAGAACACCGGGCTGATCGTGCAGCTGTGCGGCGATGCGCACCTGTCCAATTTCGGGGTCTTCGCCTCCCCGGAGCGCGCGCTGGTCTTCGATCTCAACGATTTCGACGAGACGCTGCCGGGCCCGTTCGAGTGGGATGTCAAGCGCCTGGCCGCGAGCATCGCGGTGGCCGCGCGGGCCAACGGATTCTCCGACGGTGACGCCCACGCCGCCGCGTACGCCGCCGGGGGCGCCTATCACGCGGCCATGTCCCGGTTCGCGGGCATGGACGCGATCTCGGTGTGGTACGAGCGCATCGATGCCGAGCGGGCCGCCGAGCTGATCCCGAAACCCAAGCGTCGCAAGGGCGCCGAGAAGGCCCTCGCCTCCGCGCGGTCGCGGACCAGCCTGCAGGCGCTGCGCAAGCTGACCGAGCCGGGACCCGACGGCACGCCCCGCATCCGGCACCAGCCGCCGCTGCTGGTGCCCATCACCGATATCGATGTCGATGCCGTGGGCGCGGTCGTCGACGCCTACCGCCGGACGCTTCCGGAGGAGCGCCGGGTGCTGCTCGACCGGCATCGGCTGGTCGACATGGCGGTCAAGGTGGTCGGCGTCGGCAGCGTGGGCACCCGCTGCTTCGTGGTCCTGCTGGCCGACCGCGGCACCGGCGCCCCGCTGTTCCTCCAGGTGAAGGAGGCCGAGCGATCGGTCCTCGCACCGCACCTGCGCCCCAGCCGATTCCGCCATCAGGGCCACCGCGTGGTCCACGGCCAGCGCCTCACCCAGGCCACCGGCGACATCTTCCTCGGCTGGGCCACCGGCCCCGACGACCACCACTACTACCTGCGCCAGCTGCGAGACATGAAGGGCTCCGCGGAAATCGAGAACATGTCCCGCGGCGCCCTCTCCCAGTACGCGGCCCTGTGCGGCCACGTCCTCGCCCGGGCCCACGCCCGCTCCGGAGACCCGTTGGCCATCGCCGCCTACCTGGGCTCCGCCGACGTATTCGACCGAGCCATGGCCGATTTCGCCCTGGCGTATGCGGACCAGACGATCGTGGACCACAAGGCGTTGCTCGCGGCTATCGACTCGGGACGAGTGCGGGCGGCGGAGTCGGCGTACTGA
- a CDS encoding TIGR03621 family F420-dependent LLM class oxidoreductase → MAVREFRFGASGMAPVSRAEWQAAARQVEAWGYDTLLVPDHLGMVAPFPALMAAADVTERIRLGTMVVNTGLWRPAMLARDAAGVDQLTDGRLELGLGAGNDMFRGDFEATGLPYHGARQRIEFMEQTVTQLRGLFADSDHYPRPAQQHIPILIAGQGDRLLAAATRHADIVGISGVRPGESPTEKGTLAERIAYIEKAAGDRLPRIEINMMIIAAAITGSGTPDFTLARFFYPDLSDDELLTVPGILHGTVDQMADTLRHYRETYGITYFTVAPPAVQAFAEVIARIR, encoded by the coding sequence ATGGCTGTTCGGGAGTTTCGGTTCGGGGCCAGTGGGATGGCGCCGGTGTCGCGGGCGGAGTGGCAGGCGGCGGCTCGGCAGGTGGAGGCGTGGGGGTACGACACGCTGTTGGTGCCGGATCATTTGGGGATGGTGGCGCCGTTTCCGGCATTGATGGCGGCGGCGGATGTGACCGAGCGGATTCGGTTGGGGACGATGGTGGTGAATACCGGGCTGTGGCGGCCCGCGATGCTGGCGCGGGACGCGGCGGGAGTGGATCAACTCACCGATGGGCGGCTCGAGTTGGGGCTGGGGGCGGGAAACGACATGTTCCGCGGAGACTTCGAGGCGACCGGGCTGCCGTATCACGGTGCGCGGCAACGGATCGAGTTCATGGAACAGACGGTCACGCAGTTGCGCGGACTGTTCGCCGATTCCGACCACTATCCGCGCCCGGCGCAGCAGCACATTCCGATTCTCATTGCGGGACAGGGTGATCGGCTGCTGGCGGCCGCTACTCGGCACGCGGATATCGTCGGCATCTCCGGCGTCCGCCCGGGCGAGAGTCCCACCGAGAAGGGCACATTGGCCGAACGCATCGCCTATATCGAGAAGGCGGCGGGTGATCGGCTCCCGCGGATCGAAATCAATATGATGATCATCGCCGCGGCCATAACCGGCTCCGGCACACCGGATTTCACCCTGGCCCGCTTCTTCTACCCGGACCTGTCCGACGACGAGCTGCTCACGGTCCCGGGCATCCTGCACGGCACGGTCGACCAGATGGCCGACACCCTGCGCCACTACCGCGAGACCTACGGCATCACGTATTTCACCGTGGCCCCACCCGCCGTCCAGGCATTCGCGGAGGTGATTGCGCGAATTCGGTAG